Proteins from a single region of Terriglobales bacterium:
- a CDS encoding bifunctional (p)ppGpp synthetase/guanosine-3',5'-bis(diphosphate) 3'-pyrophosphohydrolase: MATLRQQIATNVLTATKFRELLKLVRENRPNDDLEIIRRAYEFSLQHHEGQSRASGEPYLVHPLEVALVLAEMKLDSTAIAAGLLHDAVEDTDVTNKQISEKFGDSVAHIVDGVTKIAKINLASREERQAENVRKMVLAMTDDIRVVLIKLADRLHNMRTLEHLPPDRQLHIAQETLDIYAPLAHRLGMGKVRGELEDLAFQYVDPIGYQQIKEQVDARRKSGEAFLAKTVAFIQEKLKENGVDARVDHRIKRLYSIAQKLQRQRISVDQVYDLLAIRIITKSVKDCYTALGAIHSIWRPVPGRIKDFIAMPRPNLYQSLHTTVMAEGGMQFEVQIRTEEMHKMAEDGIAAHWKYKDGTPVTAKDEQRLSWLRQVVEWQRDVSDPNEFLSTLKIDLYPEEVYTFSPKGKVVILPRDACCIDFAYSIHTEVGNTCVGAKVNGRIVPLRYKLRNGDIVEIITQTGHQPSRDWLGFVKSSRARNKIKHWLLVHQRERAVEIGRKVLEKEARKYKVSLKDVKPENYQAVATEYGIGSTEQDLLAAVGYGKFSARAVLKRLAPGVTSAEPDHEDDDKSLIGGMIRKVFGDDSGSLKVQGHDELLVYRARCCNPIRGEEIVGYVTRGKGVAVHAKSCPNVTNLMYEPDRRINVTWGRPGAAKSGPTKATYPVKLTVMCDDRQGMLKQVTAIISDDHTNIRNMDVRTGDSRASIDITIDIEDVKHLERIVSGIRKIPGIIDVQRQNKM; this comes from the coding sequence ATGGCGACCTTGCGCCAGCAGATCGCGACCAATGTGCTTACAGCCACGAAGTTTCGTGAGCTGTTGAAGTTAGTTCGCGAGAACCGCCCGAATGATGACCTCGAAATTATTCGGCGGGCTTATGAGTTTTCCCTTCAGCATCATGAAGGTCAGAGTCGCGCCTCGGGCGAGCCTTATCTCGTCCATCCTCTCGAAGTAGCCCTCGTACTTGCCGAAATGAAGCTCGATTCAACGGCAATTGCCGCAGGTTTGCTGCACGACGCGGTTGAAGACACCGATGTCACCAACAAGCAGATCTCCGAAAAGTTCGGCGATTCAGTCGCGCACATCGTTGATGGCGTAACGAAGATCGCCAAGATCAATCTCGCCAGCCGCGAGGAGCGCCAGGCGGAGAACGTCCGCAAGATGGTACTGGCGATGACCGACGACATTCGCGTCGTCCTCATCAAGCTCGCCGACCGGCTGCACAACATGCGTACGCTCGAGCATCTGCCGCCCGATCGTCAACTGCACATTGCGCAGGAGACGCTCGACATCTACGCGCCGCTTGCCCACCGTCTCGGAATGGGAAAGGTTCGCGGCGAGCTTGAAGACCTTGCTTTCCAGTATGTCGATCCGATCGGCTATCAGCAGATCAAAGAACAAGTCGACGCACGAAGAAAATCCGGCGAGGCTTTTCTGGCCAAGACTGTCGCATTCATTCAGGAAAAGCTGAAAGAAAACGGGGTCGACGCCCGTGTCGATCACCGCATCAAGCGCCTTTACAGCATCGCGCAAAAGCTTCAGCGGCAGCGCATCTCCGTCGATCAGGTCTATGACCTGCTGGCGATTCGCATCATTACCAAATCGGTAAAAGATTGTTACACAGCCCTGGGTGCGATTCACAGTATCTGGCGCCCGGTGCCGGGGCGAATCAAAGACTTCATCGCCATGCCGAGGCCGAATCTTTATCAGTCTCTGCACACCACGGTCATGGCGGAAGGCGGTATGCAGTTCGAAGTGCAGATTCGCACCGAAGAGATGCACAAGATGGCCGAGGACGGCATCGCGGCCCACTGGAAGTACAAAGACGGCACTCCGGTTACGGCCAAAGACGAGCAGCGACTCTCATGGCTGCGCCAGGTGGTTGAGTGGCAGCGCGATGTCTCCGATCCCAACGAGTTCCTCTCCACCCTCAAAATCGATCTGTACCCTGAAGAGGTCTATACCTTTTCCCCAAAAGGGAAAGTTGTCATCTTGCCGCGAGATGCCTGCTGCATTGACTTCGCTTATTCCATCCATACCGAAGTGGGAAACACGTGCGTAGGAGCGAAAGTCAACGGGCGCATCGTTCCGCTGCGCTACAAGCTGCGAAATGGCGACATTGTCGAGATCATCACGCAGACCGGTCACCAGCCCAGCCGTGATTGGCTCGGCTTCGTAAAGTCCTCGCGAGCGCGCAACAAGATCAAGCATTGGCTCCTGGTGCATCAGCGGGAGCGCGCGGTCGAAATTGGCCGAAAGGTTCTGGAGAAGGAAGCACGCAAGTACAAAGTCAGCCTCAAAGATGTGAAGCCGGAGAATTATCAGGCGGTCGCAACCGAGTACGGCATCGGCTCAACGGAACAAGATCTTCTCGCTGCAGTCGGCTACGGCAAGTTCTCCGCCCGCGCCGTGCTCAAGAGACTTGCACCGGGAGTGACCTCGGCCGAACCGGATCACGAAGACGATGACAAGAGCCTGATCGGCGGCATGATCCGCAAGGTCTTCGGTGACGACAGCGGATCGCTGAAGGTGCAGGGACACGACGAGTTACTCGTCTATCGCGCGCGCTGCTGCAATCCAATTCGCGGTGAGGAAATCGTCGGATACGTGACACGCGGAAAAGGCGTCGCGGTGCATGCGAAATCCTGCCCGAATGTCACCAATCTGATGTACGAACCCGATCGCCGCATCAACGTCACCTGGGGACGTCCAGGCGCCGCAAAATCAGGCCCAACTAAGGCCACTTATCCCGTTAAACTCACCGTCATGTGCGATGATCGCCAGGGAATGCTGAAGCAAGTAACGGCGATCATCAGCGACGACCACACAAACATCCGCAACATGGATGTCCGCACCGGCGACAGCCGTGCCTCCATCGATATCACCATCGACATCGAAGACGTAAAGCACCTGGAGAGAATCGTTTCGGGAATCCGCAAGATTCCAGGCATCATCGACGTGCAGCGTCAGAACAAGATGTGA
- a CDS encoding PEP-CTERM sorting domain-containing protein has translation MHKSIIRWVVVAGLFISSTSWADSVSVTITGTGGTVQNNVYVAPYYLNVSGGDPAQGIQSGTLTVICDDYTHDVTLGEGWIAQINDLTTSGLTQTRFDSMPNAQRLYEEAGWLAMQTGLWGGTQQSPSMVGEYNWAIWSLFDPSLTMDSTAQGLVAQAQKYAPNDLSYYSNVRILTPVAHTNGTPWTDSTSPQEYITIVSAPEPSSLALLGSGLAACIFRIKKKRANP, from the coding sequence ATGCATAAGTCGATCATTCGCTGGGTGGTTGTAGCTGGGTTATTCATTTCGTCAACATCGTGGGCCGACAGTGTCAGCGTCACGATCACAGGCACGGGTGGAACGGTACAAAATAATGTCTATGTCGCCCCGTATTATCTCAACGTTTCCGGCGGCGATCCGGCGCAAGGGATCCAATCAGGCACACTGACGGTCATCTGCGACGACTACACCCACGACGTTACTTTAGGCGAAGGGTGGATCGCACAAATCAACGACCTCACTACTTCGGGACTCACGCAAACGCGCTTCGATTCCATGCCCAATGCCCAGCGACTGTATGAAGAAGCCGGATGGCTCGCGATGCAGACTGGGCTTTGGGGAGGAACGCAGCAGTCTCCTTCGATGGTCGGCGAGTACAACTGGGCGATCTGGAGCCTCTTCGACCCGTCGCTCACGATGGATAGCACGGCACAAGGCCTTGTTGCGCAGGCACAGAAATATGCCCCGAATGATCTTTCCTACTATTCGAACGTGCGGATTCTGACTCCGGTCGCGCACACCAACGGAACGCCATGGACAGACAGCACATCGCCCCAGGAGTACATCACGATCGTTTCCGCGCCGGAGCCGTCATCATTGGCTTTATTGGGTAGTGGACTGGCCGCGTGCATCTTCCGCATCAAAAAGAAACGAGCTAATCCTTAG
- a CDS encoding response regulator, protein MELRREERDGTRHQVSVWSLDAEGKIYVQEAHTIDVSGTGACLAGLNRRIEPGSLIGVQNGSRRGRFKVVWTERDGQRAHQVGIERAASDTDGPTRVLLVDDSRESIEIRKPILQALGYECSVASSTSSLFDSLQNSDFKAVVLVHPLRDVDSIELLVGIRRSGSKAKVVVVSAHPHVHESLRSVTDAFVYAREPQSAFVGAVEKALDHIPSKLLTTRTIHRHAVRVPLVIEVLRSGVKTNLYGASADLSERGIGGSIKAPLIPGEMVKVMFPLPNAHSDLQAYAIVRHRRSEFYGFEFVSIDDRTLEIIRALCAVLPPLRNS, encoded by the coding sequence ATGGAACTGCGTCGAGAGGAGCGTGATGGGACGCGGCATCAGGTGTCGGTTTGGAGCCTTGATGCTGAAGGGAAGATCTATGTCCAGGAAGCGCATACCATTGACGTGTCCGGAACAGGAGCATGCCTCGCAGGACTGAATCGCCGCATCGAGCCGGGCTCGCTTATCGGAGTTCAGAATGGCAGCCGGCGGGGCCGATTCAAAGTCGTATGGACTGAGCGTGACGGCCAGCGCGCTCACCAGGTTGGAATCGAACGCGCCGCCAGCGACACCGACGGTCCCACCCGCGTTTTGCTAGTCGACGATAGCCGAGAATCCATCGAGATTCGCAAGCCCATCTTGCAAGCGCTCGGGTACGAGTGCTCAGTCGCGTCATCGACTTCGTCACTCTTCGACAGCCTGCAAAATTCCGATTTCAAAGCTGTGGTGCTTGTGCATCCTTTGCGCGATGTCGACTCAATTGAACTGCTGGTAGGCATCCGCCGGAGCGGCAGCAAGGCCAAGGTAGTGGTGGTATCGGCGCACCCGCACGTCCACGAGTCATTGCGCTCGGTGACCGACGCCTTTGTTTACGCCCGCGAGCCGCAGAGTGCGTTTGTGGGCGCGGTGGAAAAGGCCCTGGATCACATCCCCTCAAAGCTGCTTACTACCCGCACCATTCATCGCCATGCCGTACGCGTGCCGCTGGTGATCGAAGTCCTTCGCTCCGGCGTGAAGACGAACCTGTATGGCGCTTCGGCTGATTTGAGTGAGCGTGGCATTGGAGGCAGCATCAAAGCACCCCTCATTCCCGGCGAAATGGTGAAAGTGATGTTTCCTCTGCCGAATGCCCACAGCGATCTGCAGGCATATGCAATCGTGAGACATCGAAGAAGCGAATTTTATGGCTTCGAGTTTGTCTCGATTGATGACAGGACCCTTGAGATTATCCGGGCGCTTTGCGCGGTACTACCTCCACTGCGGAATTCCTGA
- a CDS encoding PEP-CTERM sorting domain-containing protein, whose translation MTKTSLRLSLFALSVAFLCLSTSARADAIYQVGGAFTCPNNSCLGGAYTLNFVGANSGTTFDVTLTATTPTSGAAFGDYISSVEFGDGKAIDSANLTNAPGGVGSWGNTVFGNLNDAGCQAGNAPNACDNQALVNGVYTLANANGNMYSWTWHVVFKTAGLDLNESDMHIGLQYSNVNNTSNGLIVSESGASTRAPEPSALVLLATGFVAAGFWRRRTGAVL comes from the coding sequence GTGACCAAGACCAGTTTGCGACTTTCGCTGTTTGCACTCTCGGTCGCGTTTCTCTGCCTCTCGACTTCGGCTCGCGCCGACGCGATCTATCAGGTCGGAGGCGCATTTACGTGCCCAAACAATAGCTGTCTTGGGGGAGCGTACACATTGAACTTTGTGGGCGCGAACTCAGGAACAACCTTCGATGTGACACTTACTGCTACAACTCCGACGAGCGGGGCTGCTTTTGGCGATTACATCAGCAGTGTTGAGTTTGGCGATGGCAAGGCTATCGATTCAGCCAACCTCACGAACGCACCAGGCGGGGTAGGTAGTTGGGGGAATACCGTCTTCGGGAATCTGAACGATGCTGGTTGCCAGGCGGGCAACGCTCCGAACGCCTGCGACAATCAGGCGCTTGTGAACGGCGTGTACACGCTGGCAAACGCGAACGGTAACATGTACTCGTGGACTTGGCATGTTGTTTTCAAAACGGCCGGCCTGGATCTAAACGAGAGTGACATGCACATCGGACTGCAGTATTCCAATGTCAACAACACCAGCAACGGCTTGATTGTTTCTGAGAGCGGCGCTTCCACACGAGCTCCGGAGCCCTCCGCTCTAGTTCTCCTGGCCACTGGATTCGTTGCTGCTGGTTTCTGGCGGCGACGCACAGGTGCTGTTCTGTAG
- a CDS encoding purine-nucleoside phosphorylase, producing the protein MSTPANDSKAIADQWTLAGEAANYIRSKTSLQPKLALVLGSGLGAFADELEARTVFPYASIPHFPVSAAEGHAGNLVIGSVDKTPVAVMQGRVHYYEGHSMLRVTFPMRVFCRMGIKGVLLTNAAGGIGAQLTPGSLVVLSDHINLQGTNALIGPNEERFGPRFPDMTEAYAKDWRVAALEEGRTQGLNIFEGVYAAVPGPSYETPAEIRFLRTIGADVVGMSTVAEVIVARHCGMKVLAISVVTNMAAGILNQPINHAEVLAIGVRVRGEFSRLLTAILPRLAE; encoded by the coding sequence ATGAGCACGCCGGCAAACGACAGTAAGGCAATTGCAGATCAATGGACGCTAGCAGGAGAAGCGGCCAATTACATCCGCAGCAAAACGTCTCTCCAGCCAAAGCTCGCTCTGGTGCTGGGTTCCGGGCTCGGAGCATTTGCTGACGAACTGGAAGCCCGCACAGTCTTTCCTTATGCCTCCATTCCGCATTTTCCCGTTTCGGCTGCCGAAGGGCATGCGGGCAATCTGGTGATCGGCAGCGTCGACAAAACTCCTGTGGCCGTAATGCAAGGGCGCGTTCACTACTACGAAGGCCACAGCATGCTGCGCGTCACGTTTCCTATGCGCGTCTTCTGCCGCATGGGAATCAAAGGCGTGCTGCTCACCAATGCGGCGGGGGGAATCGGAGCGCAGCTCACGCCAGGAAGCCTGGTTGTGTTGAGCGATCACATCAATCTGCAGGGCACGAATGCCCTGATTGGGCCCAATGAGGAGCGCTTTGGACCGCGTTTCCCCGACATGACTGAAGCCTACGCAAAGGACTGGCGCGTGGCTGCCCTAGAGGAAGGACGAACGCAGGGGCTCAATATCTTCGAAGGAGTTTACGCCGCCGTTCCAGGACCGAGCTACGAAACTCCGGCAGAAATCCGGTTTCTCCGAACAATTGGTGCTGACGTTGTGGGAATGTCAACAGTTGCAGAAGTCATTGTGGCTCGGCACTGCGGAATGAAGGTGCTGGCGATCTCAGTTGTGACAAACATGGCTGCGGGAATTCTTAATCAGCCAATCAATCATGCTGAGGTCCTTGCGATCGGAGTTCGCGTGAGAGGCGAGTTTTCCCGCCTGTTAACAGCCATACTGCCGCGACTGGCGGAGTAA
- a CDS encoding antibiotic biosynthesis monooxygenase family protein yields MICLTVHLTVKAGREQETADMFRSYVKLVQTEPGCMRFDVHQSRKDPRRFMLYELYRDDAALDAHRRTPHFLDYSPKMQDLTEQRESELYNHIA; encoded by the coding sequence ATGATCTGCCTGACTGTTCATCTCACCGTGAAGGCCGGCCGGGAGCAGGAGACGGCCGATATGTTCCGTTCCTATGTGAAACTCGTCCAAACAGAGCCTGGATGCATGCGCTTTGACGTACATCAATCACGCAAAGACCCGCGGCGCTTCATGCTGTACGAGCTGTATCGCGACGACGCTGCGCTCGATGCCCATCGCCGCACTCCGCATTTCCTCGACTACTCGCCGAAAATGCAGGACTTGACCGAGCAGCGCGAGTCTGAGCTGTACAACCACATCGCATGA
- the tyrS gene encoding tyrosine--tRNA ligase → MNFPPVEEQLAYIKKGAVEIIREPDLRERLEDSRKTGKPLRVKIGLDPTAPDLHLGHTVVLRKLKHFQDMGHTVIFLIGDFTGMIGDPTGRSATRPPLSREQIQRNASTYLEQCYRILDRSKTEIRYNSEWLDKLGSEGLIRLAAKYTVSQMLEREDFHKRFQEEKPIAVHELLYPLAQGYDSVALEADVELGGTDQKFNLLVGRELQRQYGQSSQIVLTTPLLEGLDGVQKMSKSLGNAIGIQDPPVEMYGKLMSLSDELMWRYYTLLTDLQLGQIEEMKSKVQSGTLHPMQAKKELARRIVADFHSEQAAREAEENWAKQFQRHETPDSVPECNVQLSEISSAAAGENIVRIDKLLVACGLSPSGTDAQRKIKEKAVHIDDRVVETPAYREKLPNPFLLRLGRRMLRVHLSA, encoded by the coding sequence ATGAACTTTCCTCCTGTCGAAGAACAGCTCGCATACATAAAGAAAGGCGCGGTGGAGATCATCCGCGAACCGGATCTGCGCGAGCGTCTGGAAGACTCACGCAAGACGGGCAAGCCGCTGCGAGTCAAGATCGGGCTCGATCCCACCGCTCCCGATCTTCATCTCGGCCACACGGTCGTGCTGCGCAAGCTGAAACATTTTCAGGACATGGGTCACACGGTGATCTTCCTGATCGGGGACTTCACCGGCATGATCGGCGATCCCACCGGACGCTCGGCAACTCGCCCGCCGCTCTCGCGCGAACAGATTCAGCGAAACGCGAGTACATACCTCGAGCAGTGCTACCGCATCCTCGATCGCAGTAAGACCGAGATTCGCTACAACAGCGAATGGCTCGACAAGCTCGGCTCAGAAGGGCTGATTCGTCTTGCTGCCAAGTACACGGTTTCGCAGATGTTGGAACGCGAAGATTTCCATAAGCGCTTCCAGGAGGAAAAACCTATAGCGGTGCATGAGCTCCTCTATCCATTAGCCCAAGGTTATGACTCCGTCGCTCTGGAAGCGGACGTTGAACTCGGCGGTACCGATCAGAAATTCAACCTTCTAGTAGGTCGCGAGTTGCAGCGCCAATACGGTCAGAGCTCGCAGATTGTGTTAACGACGCCGCTCCTGGAAGGACTCGACGGCGTGCAGAAGATGTCGAAGTCGCTGGGAAACGCCATCGGCATTCAAGATCCGCCAGTGGAGATGTACGGGAAACTCATGTCGCTTTCGGATGAGTTGATGTGGCGTTATTACACGCTGCTGACTGATCTGCAACTCGGCCAGATCGAGGAGATGAAATCGAAGGTCCAATCGGGCACGCTGCATCCGATGCAGGCCAAGAAGGAGCTTGCGCGGCGCATCGTCGCGGACTTTCATTCCGAGCAGGCGGCGCGCGAAGCCGAGGAGAACTGGGCAAAACAATTCCAGAGGCACGAAACGCCAGATTCGGTTCCGGAATGTAACGTGCAGCTATCGGAAATTTCCAGCGCAGCGGCCGGCGAGAATATCGTGCGAATCGACAAGCTCCTGGTAGCTTGTGGGCTCAGTCCTTCCGGAACGGACGCTCAGCGCAAGATCAAGGAAAAGGCGGTTCACATCGACGACCGCGTGGTAGAAACGCCGGCGTATCGTGAGAAGCTTCCGAATCCATTCCTGCTCAGACTGGGCCGAAGAATGTTACGGGTTCATCTGAGCGCGTAG